The DNA segment TCGAGGTGAGCGGCGAGGTCATCGAGGAGGATTTCTCCGTGATCAGCAACCGGGTCAACGGCGACGAGACGGGATTCTGGGTGGTCGGGCACCTCGTCACCGACGACGCAGCATCCGTCGCCATCGCCCTCGGCTGGGCGCCGACCGAGGCGGCAGCGGGCGCGGCCCTTCGCTCCCTCGCGGGCGGTCCCACGACCGTGACGGGCCGTTACCTGCTGGGGGAGGCGCCACAGGAGGCCGACTTCGAGGACGGCGAGCGGAGCGCCCTCGCCCCCTCCGCGCTGATCAACGAGTGGGACGGCTTCGAGGGCAGCGCCTACGGCGGGTACATCGTGCAGGACTCGGCTCCGGGCGCCCTCGAGACCATCGATTCGCCCACCCCCATCGAGACGGTCACCCTCAACTGGCTCAACATCTTCTACGCGGCCGAGTGGGTCGTCTTCGCCGGATTCGCGGTGTTCATGTGGTACCGGCTGGTGCGGGATGCCTGGGAGCGCGAGATAGAGGAGGCGGCGCTCGAGACGGCGCCCGCCAGTGAATCCGACCCGCGCGTGCAGAAGTAAACTAAGGCAATGCCTCTCTCGCCCAAAACATCCGATCTGCCACGGATTCGCGGGGCACTGAAGTTCTACCGCGTCATCGCGTACGCCACCGGCGCCCTGCTGCTGCTGCTCGTGTTCGAGGTGGTGTTCAAGTACACGCCCCTCCAGCTCGAAATGGAACTGGGCGGACCGAACGGGTTCTTCGCGCTTGTCCCCGTCGACACGGTGACCGCGTTCAACCTGAGCACGGCGATCCTCATCGCGCACGGCTGGCTCTACGTCGTGTATCTCTTCGCCGACTTCCGGCTGTGGAGCATCATGCGCTGGCCGTTCTCCCGCTTCCTCGCGATCGCCGCAGGCGGTGTCGTGCCGTTCCTGTCGTTCATCGTCGAGCACTTCATCACCCGTCGCACCCGCATCGAAATCACCGAACTCGAAGAACGCGCCGGGCGCGTGGAGGCAAACAATTGAGCGAGACCCAGCAGCGACCCGTCCTCGTGGTCGACTTCGGCGCCCAGTACGCGCAGCTCATCGCGCGGCGTGTGCGCGAGGCGAGCGTCTACAGCGAGATCGTGCCGCACACGATCACCGCTGCTGAGGTCGCGGCGAAGAACCCGGTCGGCATCGTGCTCAGCGGGGGACCGTCGAGCGTGTACGAGGAGAATTCCCCGACGCTGGATGCCGGAATCCTCACCCTCGGGATCCCGGTGCTCGGAATCTGCTACGGCTTCCAGGTCATGGCGCAGCAGCTCGGCGGTGAGGTCAGCAACACCGGCCTGCGCGAATACGGCGCGACCGCGGTGACCCTCACCGGCGACGACAGCAGCCTGCTCGGCGGCCAGCCCGCCGCGCAAACTACCTGGATGAGCCACGGCGACTCGGTGTCGAAGGCGCCGGCCGGCTTCGACGTGCTCGCCTCCAGTGCATCCACCCCCGTCGCGGCCTTCGCCAGCGACGAGCGCAAGCTCTACGGCGTGCAGTGGCACCCCGAGGTGGGGCACTCCGAGTTCGGCCAGAATGTGCTCGAGAACTTCCTGCACACCGCCGCGGGCATCCCGGCCGACTGGAACAGCGGCAGCGTCATCGCCGAGCAGGTCGCCCGCATCCGCGCGCAGGTGGGCACCGCCCGGGTCATCTGCGGCCTGTCGGGCGGGGTCGACTCCGCCGTCGCCGCCGCGATCGTGCACGAGGCCGTCGGCGACCAGCTCGTCTGCATCTTCGTCGACCACGGGCTGCTCCGGCAGGATGAGCGCCGCCAGGTCGAGGAGGACTACGTCGCCTCCACCGGTGTTCGCCTCGTGACGGTGGATGCCGTCGAACAGTTCATGGACGCACTCGCGGGGGTCAGCGACCCCGAGCAGAAGCGCAAGATCATCGGCCGCGAATTCATCCGCAGCTTCGAGGGCGCGGCCGCGGCGCTCGCGCTCGAGGCCGCGGCTGGCGGCGAAGAGATCAAGTTCCTCGTTCAGGGCACCCTCTACCCCGACGTCGTCGAGAGCGGCGGCGGCACCGGCACCGCCAACATCAAGAGCCACCACAACGTCGGTGGACTGCCGGAGGACCTCAAGTTCAAGCTTGTCGAGCCGCTGCGCGCCCTGTTCAAGGATGAGGTACGGGCGATCGGCCGCGAGCTCGGTCTGCCCGAGGTCATCGTCGGCCGCCAGCCGTTCCCCGGCCCCGGCCTCGGCATCCGCATCGTCGGCGAGGTCACCCTCGAGCGCCTCGAGCTGCTGCGCAAGGCTGACGCGATCGCCCGCGCTGAGCTCACTGCGGCCGGCCTCGACGGAGAGATCTGGCAGTGCCCCGTCGTGCTCCTCGCCGACGTGCGCTCGGTCGGGGTGCAGGGCGATGGCCGCACCTACGGGCATCCGATCGTGCTGCGCCCGGTGTCGTCGGAAGACGCCATGACGGCGGACTGGACCCGCCTGCCCTACGACGTGCTCGCGCGCATCTCGAACCGGATCACGAACGAGGTGGCCGGGGTGAACCGCGTGGTGCTCGACGTCACGTCGAAGCCGCCGGGCACGATCGAATGGGAGTAGCAGTCGGGTCGACGCGCTAGACCGGTACCGGCGGAGCTACCCGTTGTGTGCGGATGCTCGCAGGAATACCTTGAGCGCATGACCCAATCTCAGCGATACCGAATCCGCTTCCTGTCGCGCCTCGGCGCCGTCTCGCTCCTCTCCCTCGGCCTGGTCGTGGCCGCATCCGTCGCACCCGCCACAGCCTCCCCGGGAGCGACCCCCAACGGTTCCGCCGGCGGCTCGTACGTGGCGATCGGCGACTCGTTTACCTCCGGCCAGGGAGCGGCGCCGTGGCTGGCGGGGCCCTGCTTCCAGAGCGTGTCCTCGAGCTACCCGGCGATCACCGCGGGGTCGAGCAGCTATCGCGAGGCCCTGAACTTCGCCTGCTTCGGCGCGAACACGACCGCCACGATTGCGCAGCTCGCGTCCATCGACGGCCGCACCAAGCTGAAGGCGTCACTCGTGACCATCACGGTGGGCGGCATCGACGCCGGCTCCAACCAGGTACTCCAGGCCTGCGCGCCCGATCCGGCATCGGCCCTGTGCGCGTTCGCGGTCGGCACGGCGACCGCGAACCTGCCGAGCGTCGGCCCGGACCTCGTCTCCACCTATAGCGCCGTCGCTGCCGCGTTCCCGAAGGCGCGCATCGTCGTCCTCAACTACCCAAGGCTGTTCGACCCGAGCTTCCCGAGCGCGATCGGCCCCATCGCGAATGGGGCCACCGACGCTCTGAACTCGGTCATCGCCGGGGCTGTCGCCGCAACGGGTAACCCGCGGGTGTCGCTCACTGACGTCACGGACGAGTTCGCCGGGCACGGCATCGGCTCGACCCAGTCGTACATCAGCTTCGACCCGATCAACCCGTTCGACCCGGCTGGCTTCCACCCGAATGCGCTCGGTAACACCGCCGGGTACTCCGCGGCGTTGCGCACCGATGGCGCCGTTCGCGGGCGCTGACCCCACCACACAAAAAAGGGCCGCCCCTCGGGGCGGCCCTTTCGTGTGATCTGGTGCTAGTCGCCGCGCAGGATCGCGAGCAGGCGCAGGATCTCCATGTACAGCCAGACGACGGTGAGAACGATGCCGAACGCCGCCCTCCACGCGAAGTTGCGGGGGGCTCCGTTGCGCACGCCCTGCTGTACACCGTCAAAGTCGAGCACGAGCGAGTAGGCGGCGAGGAGAATCACGAAAACGCCGAGGACGGCGCCGAGCGGGATTCCGCCGAGGATCGGGATCTCATAGCTGCGCA comes from the Marisediminicola antarctica genome and includes:
- a CDS encoding SURF1 family protein translates to MWSVARRPKWIALLVLALVVAAAFAALGQWQLSRSIESGQVVERESEKVLPLSDVAEPQQPTTQRANGQLVEVSGEVIEEDFSVISNRVNGDETGFWVVGHLVTDDAASVAIALGWAPTEAAAGAALRSLAGGPTTVTGRYLLGEAPQEADFEDGERSALAPSALINEWDGFEGSAYGGYIVQDSAPGALETIDSPTPIETVTLNWLNIFYAAEWVVFAGFAVFMWYRLVRDAWEREIEEAALETAPASESDPRVQK
- a CDS encoding DUF3817 domain-containing protein, translating into MPLSPKTSDLPRIRGALKFYRVIAYATGALLLLLVFEVVFKYTPLQLEMELGGPNGFFALVPVDTVTAFNLSTAILIAHGWLYVVYLFADFRLWSIMRWPFSRFLAIAAGGVVPFLSFIVEHFITRRTRIEITELEERAGRVEANN
- the guaA gene encoding glutamine-hydrolyzing GMP synthase; its protein translation is MSETQQRPVLVVDFGAQYAQLIARRVREASVYSEIVPHTITAAEVAAKNPVGIVLSGGPSSVYEENSPTLDAGILTLGIPVLGICYGFQVMAQQLGGEVSNTGLREYGATAVTLTGDDSSLLGGQPAAQTTWMSHGDSVSKAPAGFDVLASSASTPVAAFASDERKLYGVQWHPEVGHSEFGQNVLENFLHTAAGIPADWNSGSVIAEQVARIRAQVGTARVICGLSGGVDSAVAAAIVHEAVGDQLVCIFVDHGLLRQDERRQVEEDYVASTGVRLVTVDAVEQFMDALAGVSDPEQKRKIIGREFIRSFEGAAAALALEAAAGGEEIKFLVQGTLYPDVVESGGGTGTANIKSHHNVGGLPEDLKFKLVEPLRALFKDEVRAIGRELGLPEVIVGRQPFPGPGLGIRIVGEVTLERLELLRKADAIARAELTAAGLDGEIWQCPVVLLADVRSVGVQGDGRTYGHPIVLRPVSSEDAMTADWTRLPYDVLARISNRITNEVAGVNRVVLDVTSKPPGTIEWE
- a CDS encoding SGNH/GDSL hydrolase family protein, which produces MTQSQRYRIRFLSRLGAVSLLSLGLVVAASVAPATASPGATPNGSAGGSYVAIGDSFTSGQGAAPWLAGPCFQSVSSSYPAITAGSSSYREALNFACFGANTTATIAQLASIDGRTKLKASLVTITVGGIDAGSNQVLQACAPDPASALCAFAVGTATANLPSVGPDLVSTYSAVAAAFPKARIVVLNYPRLFDPSFPSAIGPIANGATDALNSVIAGAVAATGNPRVSLTDVTDEFAGHGIGSTQSYISFDPINPFDPAGFHPNALGNTAGYSAALRTDGAVRGR